The Cellulomonas wangleii genome includes a region encoding these proteins:
- a CDS encoding PaaX family transcriptional regulator yields the protein METHGVDVAAPRLQRGPSPQHLLTTVLGEHLDSADAALPSATVVAVLREFGISAASARAALSRLVRRGLIGVRANGRTPLYHVAPQAVARHRETMHRFLAFGGVPRAWDGQWLTVSFSLPESLQPQRHALRKALGSLGFVRLYDSVWISPGDDPVPVRDRLTQLLGGVPGARWSVMRTRFEDEAGPGGPAAAYDLDALERAYGDFVERHEPLLRDVRARRVGPARALVARATLMDGWRRFAAVDPDLPPDLLPLGWPREQARATFLEAHTALGPLAHERLVDVMSPTWPDAARWVTHYVAADDPRDPPRRASR from the coding sequence GTGGAAACGCACGGGGTCGACGTCGCCGCGCCCCGGCTGCAGCGTGGCCCCAGCCCGCAGCACCTGCTGACCACCGTCCTGGGGGAGCACCTCGACTCCGCCGACGCGGCGCTGCCGTCCGCGACGGTCGTCGCCGTTCTCAGGGAGTTCGGCATCAGCGCCGCGAGCGCCCGGGCGGCGCTGTCACGGCTGGTCCGGCGCGGCCTGATCGGCGTGCGCGCCAACGGCCGGACGCCGCTGTACCACGTGGCGCCGCAGGCGGTCGCGCGGCACCGCGAGACCATGCACCGGTTCCTCGCCTTCGGTGGTGTTCCGCGGGCGTGGGACGGGCAGTGGCTCACCGTCTCGTTCTCGTTGCCGGAGTCGTTGCAGCCGCAGCGGCACGCGCTGCGCAAGGCCCTCGGCTCCCTCGGCTTCGTGCGGCTGTACGACAGCGTGTGGATCAGCCCGGGCGACGACCCGGTGCCGGTCCGCGACAGGCTCACGCAGCTGCTGGGCGGCGTGCCCGGCGCGCGCTGGTCGGTCATGCGCACCCGCTTCGAGGACGAGGCCGGCCCGGGAGGACCGGCCGCGGCGTACGACCTGGACGCGCTGGAGCGCGCGTACGGGGACTTCGTCGAACGGCACGAGCCGCTGCTGCGGGACGTCCGGGCGCGGCGCGTCGGTCCGGCGCGCGCGCTGGTGGCGCGCGCGACGCTGATGGACGGGTGGCGACGCTTCGCCGCGGTGGACCCCGACCTCCCCCCGGACCTCCTGCCGCTCGGCTGGCCGCGGGAGCAGGCGCGCGCGACGTTCCTCGAGGCGCACACCGCGCTGGGACCCCTCGCGCACGAGCGGCTCGTGGACGTGATGTCGCCCACGTGGCCGGACGCCGCCCGGTGGGTCACGCACTACGTCGCGGCGGACGACCCGCGGGACCCGCCGCGCCGCGCGTCCCGCTGA
- a CDS encoding AI-2E family transporter, with protein sequence MIEGSDVRSTAGAAGPAARKVAGGRRNPAVAGRDDTAPRWLRRSAGVSWRLLVVLAAVVVVFFATSRVTLLFIAVFLALVFTAVLRPLVELMSRAMPRGLATALSLLGGTLFFLGMLTYVGYSIATQWNDLSKQFATGIKQITDFLESGTLPFTITSEQIAAWIENGVKWIQDHAGDLVGEVAASAGSVVEGFTALALAVFCTVFFLARGAQMWTWFLNQLPARNRPTWQTAGDAGWYTFSGYTRGTVIIAITDGLLAFVLLTALRVPLAAPLAVLVLIGAFIPLIGAPAAMVVAMIVALAANGLWSALGVGVGIALIGQLEGHILQPLIMGKQVSLHPVVVALSVTAGTLTAGILGAVISVPLVAVAWAVFSRLRTLDPPMDEDVTADDDEEDGGPGRSVEPGGRAGAALSTPSAEPDAVR encoded by the coding sequence ATGATCGAGGGGTCGGACGTCCGGTCGACCGCAGGTGCCGCCGGCCCCGCCGCCCGCAAGGTCGCCGGCGGTCGCCGCAACCCCGCGGTCGCGGGTCGCGACGACACGGCGCCCCGGTGGCTGCGGCGGTCGGCGGGTGTCTCCTGGCGCCTGCTCGTGGTCCTCGCCGCCGTGGTCGTCGTCTTCTTCGCGACGTCCCGCGTGACGTTGCTGTTCATCGCGGTCTTCCTGGCGCTGGTCTTCACTGCCGTCCTGCGCCCGCTGGTCGAGCTCATGTCGCGCGCGATGCCCCGGGGCCTGGCCACCGCCCTGTCGCTGCTGGGCGGGACGCTGTTCTTCCTCGGCATGCTCACGTACGTCGGCTACTCGATCGCCACGCAGTGGAACGACCTGAGCAAGCAGTTCGCCACCGGCATCAAGCAGATCACCGACTTCCTCGAGAGCGGGACGCTGCCGTTCACGATCACCAGCGAGCAGATCGCCGCGTGGATCGAGAACGGGGTGAAGTGGATCCAGGACCACGCGGGTGACCTGGTCGGGGAGGTGGCGGCGAGCGCCGGGTCCGTCGTGGAGGGCTTCACCGCGCTCGCGCTCGCGGTGTTCTGCACCGTCTTCTTCCTCGCCCGCGGCGCCCAGATGTGGACGTGGTTCCTCAACCAGCTCCCGGCCCGCAACCGCCCGACCTGGCAGACCGCCGGTGACGCCGGCTGGTACACGTTCTCCGGGTACACGCGAGGCACCGTCATCATCGCGATCACGGACGGTCTCCTCGCCTTCGTCCTGCTCACGGCCCTGCGGGTGCCGCTCGCCGCACCGCTCGCCGTGCTGGTGCTCATCGGTGCGTTCATCCCGCTGATCGGCGCACCGGCGGCGATGGTCGTCGCGATGATCGTGGCGCTCGCGGCGAACGGCCTGTGGTCGGCGCTCGGGGTGGGCGTCGGGATCGCCCTCATCGGGCAGCTCGAGGGGCACATCCTGCAGCCGCTCATCATGGGCAAGCAGGTGTCGTTGCACCCCGTCGTCGTGGCGCTGTCCGTCACCGCGGGGACGCTGACCGCCGGCATCCTCGGTGCGGTGATCTCGGTCCCGCTGGTCGCCGTGGCCTGGGCGGTCTTCTCCCGGCTGCGCACGCTCGACCCGCCCATGGACGAGGACGTGACGGCCGACGACGACGAGGAGGACGGTGGCCCCGGCCGCTCCGTCGAGCCCGGCGGGCGTGCGGGGGCGGCCCTCTCGACGCCGAGCGCGGAGCCGGACGCCGTGCGCTGA
- a CDS encoding DUF3375 domain-containing protein, with amino-acid sequence MITRAEGAYLGAVRAFQNPMLDLLHKRHAPLVVSLLSLVFTAERPAVPVADVHTEVADALDQLRAAGHGDALPVGSARDLCRQWADAGWLVRQVLDDDVEVYRLSAHAVGALEVAGRAGGARARVSQSRVRTLLEAVERLALDADPDVMVRIARLDTEVRRLQAEIARLERTGEVDEVDDEELLEEAENVVHLVRELPADFARVAESIKAMQRDVVTALRQDQRPTGDVLREYLQRGEQVMDSTPEGRAFAGALRLLGDPQRLDELSVQLDTVLRHRFAARLPSAQRAELREIVRRIEQGLDQVFAAQREASYVITAQVRNHDPLRDRQVDDLLRDVMTGMAAWLPDSRRGQAVTPLRRLPVADVEHLRQTPGDLRPPRAPDALTDWDDGADVSDTDARAWGGPHYADLEAHLSAFGVDASEVDLAAAFRAAPQELRRPVDLLGLLELAHQRGMTESDEVAFVDAVRPDGTRRRFAFGATTTRTRDEDR; translated from the coding sequence ATGATCACTCGTGCCGAAGGGGCGTACCTGGGAGCCGTCCGGGCGTTCCAGAACCCCATGCTCGACCTGCTGCACAAGCGGCACGCTCCCCTGGTCGTCTCGCTGCTGTCGCTCGTGTTCACGGCGGAGCGGCCCGCCGTGCCGGTCGCCGACGTGCACACGGAGGTCGCCGACGCGCTGGACCAGCTGCGCGCCGCCGGCCACGGCGACGCCCTGCCGGTCGGCTCGGCGCGCGACCTGTGCCGGCAGTGGGCGGACGCGGGCTGGCTCGTGCGCCAGGTGCTCGACGACGACGTCGAGGTGTACCGGCTGTCGGCGCACGCGGTCGGGGCCCTCGAGGTCGCGGGGCGTGCCGGCGGTGCACGCGCCCGGGTGTCGCAGTCGCGGGTGCGCACGCTGCTCGAGGCCGTCGAGCGGCTCGCGCTCGACGCCGACCCGGACGTCATGGTCCGCATCGCCCGCCTCGACACCGAGGTGAGGCGGCTTCAGGCCGAGATCGCGCGCCTCGAGCGCACGGGCGAGGTCGACGAGGTCGACGACGAGGAGCTGCTCGAGGAGGCCGAGAACGTCGTGCACCTCGTGCGCGAGCTGCCCGCGGACTTCGCACGCGTCGCGGAGTCGATCAAGGCGATGCAGCGCGACGTGGTCACCGCCCTGCGCCAGGACCAGCGCCCGACCGGTGACGTGCTGCGCGAGTACCTGCAGCGCGGCGAGCAGGTGATGGACTCGACCCCCGAGGGGCGTGCGTTCGCCGGTGCGCTGCGGCTGCTGGGCGACCCGCAGCGGCTCGACGAGCTCTCGGTGCAGCTCGACACGGTGCTGCGGCACCGGTTCGCCGCCCGGCTGCCCTCGGCGCAGCGCGCCGAGCTGCGCGAGATCGTGCGGCGCATCGAGCAGGGGCTCGACCAGGTCTTCGCCGCCCAGCGCGAGGCGTCGTACGTGATCACGGCGCAGGTGCGCAACCACGACCCGCTGCGCGACCGGCAGGTCGACGACCTGCTGCGCGACGTCATGACGGGGATGGCGGCGTGGCTCCCGGACTCGCGCCGCGGGCAGGCCGTGACACCGCTGCGCCGGCTACCGGTCGCGGACGTCGAGCACCTGCGCCAGACGCCCGGCGACCTGCGCCCGCCGCGCGCGCCCGACGCGCTGACCGACTGGGACGACGGGGCGGACGTCTCCGACACCGACGCCCGCGCCTGGGGCGGGCCGCACTACGCGGACCTCGAGGCGCACCTGAGCGCGTTCGGCGTCGACGCGTCCGAGGTGGACCTGGCGGCGGCGTTCCGTGCCGCCCCGCAGGAGCTGCGCCGGCCGGTGGACCTGCTGGGCCTGCTGGAGCTCGCGCACCAGCGCGGCATGACCGAGAGCGACGAGGTCGCGTTCGTCGACGCGGTGCGACCGGACGGCACGCGCCGCCGGTTCGCCTTCGGTGCGACGACGACCAGGACG